In one window of Coralliovum pocilloporae DNA:
- a CDS encoding phasin family protein has protein sequence MSKTPEVEIPEQVREMAEKSVEQARQTWEDFMGQSQQAMAKIENSSDTIQSGAAEINDKARSFAENSVTAAFDFAQAMARAKSLEEVVSLQRDYMQNQMKAFGENAREMGEAAMNTVNEFGKKASE, from the coding sequence ATGTCTAAGACACCGGAAGTGGAAATTCCTGAGCAGGTTCGGGAAATGGCCGAAAAAAGCGTCGAGCAGGCCCGCCAGACTTGGGAAGACTTCATGGGTCAGAGCCAGCAGGCCATGGCCAAGATCGAGAACAGCTCTGACACAATCCAGTCAGGCGCAGCTGAAATCAACGACAAGGCACGCAGCTTTGCGGAAAATTCTGTAACCGCTGCCTTTGACTTTGCTCAGGCCATGGCGCGGGCAAAAAGCCTTGAAGAAGTGGTGAGCCTGCAGCGTGATTACATGCAGAACCAGATGAAGGCTTTTGGTGAAAACGCCCGTGAAATGGGCGAGGCCGCAATGAATACGGTCAATGAGTTTGGCAAGAAAGCCAGCGAATAA
- a CDS encoding phasin family protein: protein MTTSESKTPTKGASGASKASRSRASRPSAAAKTKAPAQETAAVKTAPAKTPAAKVLAAKSPAAKTAKTDTAKVAADKAPVAKATTAKTTVAKTPAAKTAPVKTDTAPAPKTETKAADVKQTVAEKAEAKPAKAPATKAKAEPVKTVPTPQAALAAFDINAVEIPEVVRTATEKSIETSRQAYDTIRDMSEEAVDVLEATIDTVRKGVIDMNAANMDLFRTHADASAAFFKSIVEVRSVAEAMDIQVAFTRERTDALVEHGKAVSERSKVLADDLSAPVKSAVEKNMKRFKAA, encoded by the coding sequence ATGACCACGAGTGAATCAAAGACACCGACCAAAGGGGCTTCCGGTGCCAGCAAGGCCAGCCGGTCCCGCGCAAGCCGCCCGTCGGCTGCAGCCAAGACCAAGGCACCTGCACAGGAAACAGCGGCTGTGAAAACCGCCCCGGCGAAAACACCAGCAGCGAAAGTGTTAGCAGCCAAGTCACCGGCTGCAAAGACTGCCAAGACAGATACGGCTAAAGTGGCCGCAGACAAGGCCCCGGTGGCCAAGGCGACAACTGCTAAAACGACTGTGGCCAAAACGCCGGCAGCAAAAACCGCACCTGTTAAAACAGACACGGCACCGGCTCCGAAGACGGAGACCAAAGCTGCTGATGTCAAACAGACCGTCGCAGAGAAGGCTGAAGCCAAGCCTGCGAAAGCTCCCGCAACCAAAGCAAAGGCTGAACCCGTGAAAACTGTTCCGACCCCGCAGGCGGCGCTGGCCGCATTTGATATCAATGCCGTTGAAATTCCTGAAGTGGTGCGTACTGCTACGGAAAAGAGCATCGAGACAAGCCGTCAGGCCTATGACACGATCCGTGATATGTCGGAAGAGGCCGTTGACGTTCTCGAGGCAACAATCGATACGGTTCGCAAGGGCGTTATCGACATGAACGCGGCCAACATGGATCTGTTCAGAACCCATGCAGATGCATCTGCGGCTTTCTTCAAGTCAATTGTAGAAGTGCGCTCGGTTGCCGAGGCAATGGACATCCAGGTGGCATTCACCCGTGAGCGGACCGATGCACTGGTTGAGCATGGCAAGGCTGTGAGTGAGCGGTCCAAGGTGCTCGCGGACGATCTGTCTGCTCCGGTCAAATCTGCCGTCGAAAAGAACATGAAGCGCTTTAAGGCCGCCTGA